A part of Paenibacillus sp. 481 genomic DNA contains:
- a CDS encoding amidohydrolase family protein → MLIVIMLSGMLAQTSHAMIVPPKPTENTSLIVQDVTIVDVKTGKLKPNQSVVVTDNQIARIDDTSDIDVPDKARIIKASGKYLIPGLWDMHVHMDNYMDSAVPHFLANGVTGVRDMGSSLHHVQITHKLNQKGTLTPRIVYSGKVVNKFPNNQVPPHQYNLQTEAEARKAVRQLKSYKVDHVKIYSHISENMYKAVVDEANKQQLPISGHLPFTVGAGVASNDGMRSFEHLHGMHIATASKQSGLFNRFVKQAEQGALDKDHLLYYEYELQAAAQYDAVEAGKLFEIFKKNETYQVPTLVTMTSLNTLAPDERIRFIQPAIQQQWAQIIKQSLKDKKAGVLLKKMEQINLDLVRKMNQAGVPIMAGSDVTYGMQNLYYGFSLHEELQLLVKAGLSPLQALQSATINPARYLENEDQQGTVEAGKQADLVLLDANPLTDIRNTTRIHAVVMNGHLLDKTALTNMVKTYPVIEEFSRSRKKK, encoded by the coding sequence ATGTTGATTGTAATCATGCTATCGGGAATGTTGGCGCAAACGAGTCATGCTATGATTGTGCCGCCGAAGCCGACCGAGAACACCAGCCTTATTGTGCAGGATGTTACTATAGTAGATGTGAAGACAGGGAAGCTTAAGCCGAATCAATCGGTTGTAGTCACAGACAACCAAATCGCACGCATTGATGATACGAGTGATATCGATGTTCCTGATAAAGCTCGTATTATTAAAGCCTCGGGGAAGTATCTCATTCCAGGCTTGTGGGATATGCACGTGCATATGGATAATTATATGGATAGCGCCGTGCCTCACTTTTTGGCAAATGGAGTGACGGGCGTTAGAGATATGGGCTCTAGTCTCCATCATGTTCAAATAACACACAAACTAAATCAAAAAGGCACGTTAACTCCCCGCATCGTGTATTCCGGCAAAGTCGTTAATAAATTTCCGAATAATCAGGTGCCACCGCATCAATACAATTTGCAAACTGAAGCAGAAGCCCGTAAAGCGGTGCGGCAGTTGAAATCATACAAGGTGGATCATGTTAAAATTTACTCTCACATTTCGGAGAACATGTATAAGGCTGTTGTTGACGAAGCAAACAAGCAGCAGCTACCGATTAGCGGTCATTTACCTTTTACCGTAGGAGCAGGAGTAGCTTCTAATGACGGTATGAGAAGCTTTGAGCATTTGCACGGTATGCACATAGCTACGGCTTCTAAACAATCAGGCCTATTCAATCGATTTGTGAAGCAAGCAGAACAAGGCGCTCTCGACAAAGATCATTTGCTTTACTATGAATATGAACTTCAAGCAGCAGCACAGTATGATGCTGTGGAAGCTGGGAAACTGTTTGAAATTTTTAAAAAGAACGAGACGTATCAAGTTCCCACGCTTGTCACGATGACAAGTTTAAATACATTGGCTCCGGATGAGCGTATTCGATTTATTCAGCCAGCTATTCAACAGCAATGGGCTCAGATCATCAAACAGTCGCTAAAAGATAAAAAAGCGGGTGTTCTTCTTAAGAAAATGGAGCAGATTAATTTGGATTTAGTTCGCAAAATGAATCAGGCGGGTGTTCCGATTATGGCTGGTTCTGACGTGACGTATGGCATGCAAAATTTATATTACGGCTTTAGTTTACATGAGGAATTACAGCTGCTAGTTAAAGCGGGGCTTAGCCCGCTGCAAGCTCTGCAGTCCGCTACGATCAACCCAGCACGCTACTTGGAAAATGAGGATCAGCAAGGCACGGTTGAGGCAGGGAAACAGGCGGATCTCGTCTTACTAGACGCTAATCCGCTGACGGATATTCGCAACACAACTCGTATTCATGCGGTTGTGATGAATGGGCATTTGCTCGATAAGACAGCGCTCACTAACATGGTGAAGACGTATCCTGTCATTGAGGAATTCTCGCGTTCTCGTAAGAAGAAATAA
- a CDS encoding YxeA family protein — protein MKKVAIALMVVVVFGVVLGAGLVLSGVDLAKVKQQWGATKMYVQITNNGDKQGADEDSSRYYYQLKAYDKDGTETPITFSAHKNLKQNAYLLVHVREYTDDRGNHEVATYEEIQSEEIPQKAKEKMDNTVQMTN, from the coding sequence TTGAAAAAAGTCGCGATTGCATTGATGGTTGTTGTCGTATTTGGTGTCGTGCTGGGTGCTGGATTGGTGCTCTCGGGAGTAGACCTCGCAAAGGTGAAGCAGCAATGGGGTGCCACGAAAATGTACGTTCAAATTACGAACAATGGGGATAAGCAAGGTGCGGACGAGGACTCGTCACGTTATTACTATCAACTAAAAGCGTATGATAAAGATGGCACAGAGACGCCAATTACATTTAGCGCGCATAAAAACTTGAAACAAAATGCTTATCTCCTTGTGCATGTAAGGGAGTATACAGATGATAGAGGAAATCACGAAGTAGCCACCTATGAAGAAATTCAATCTGAGGAAATACCGCAAAAGGCTAAAGAGAAGATGGACAACACAGTACAAATGACGAACTAA
- a CDS encoding Glu/Leu/Phe/Val family dehydrogenase gives MKTAQIEQTETLNPYEIAKQQIDAAATKLQLPLHITELLKRPKRVLTVNFPVQMDDGTVRIFEGYRSQHNDAIGPTKGGIRFHPDVTLDEVKALSMWMTFKCGVVGLPYGGGKGGVICDPRTLSKRELERLSRAFMEAIADIVGPERDIPAPDVYTTPEIMGWMMDTYSRLKGHYSPGVITGKPIIVGGSQGRTNATAQGCVYAIRSALQDIGLPIEQATVAVQGFGNAGRIAARLLAELGCKIIAVSDSRGGIYDPNGLQIDRVEQLKDESSIANYGPSCHITNEQLLELDVDILIPAALENVITQENAARIKARIVAEAANGPTTPEADSILSKKGTIVIPDILANAGGVTVSYFEWVQNLMNYYWSEAEVLEKLETTIVQSYEAVRDLAKTYDTDLRTAAYMISLKRVTEAMQARGWV, from the coding sequence ATGAAAACCGCACAAATCGAGCAGACAGAAACGCTAAATCCGTACGAAATCGCGAAACAGCAAATTGATGCAGCAGCGACTAAGCTACAACTCCCTCTGCATATTACAGAATTGCTCAAACGACCAAAGCGCGTACTCACTGTCAACTTTCCCGTACAAATGGATGATGGCACGGTACGCATTTTTGAAGGCTACCGTTCCCAGCATAACGATGCTATCGGGCCAACAAAAGGTGGCATTCGCTTCCACCCCGATGTAACGCTGGATGAAGTTAAAGCGCTATCCATGTGGATGACATTCAAATGTGGCGTTGTCGGCTTGCCTTACGGCGGCGGTAAAGGTGGCGTTATATGCGACCCGCGCACATTGAGCAAGCGCGAACTCGAGCGTTTGAGCCGTGCTTTTATGGAAGCAATTGCTGACATTGTCGGCCCTGAACGTGATATCCCCGCACCAGACGTATATACGACACCAGAAATTATGGGCTGGATGATGGATACGTACAGCCGCCTTAAAGGACATTATTCTCCAGGCGTCATTACAGGGAAGCCGATTATCGTAGGCGGCTCTCAAGGACGTACGAACGCTACGGCGCAAGGTTGCGTATACGCGATTCGCTCCGCACTGCAAGACATCGGCCTACCGATTGAACAAGCGACTGTCGCGGTTCAAGGCTTCGGCAACGCGGGACGCATTGCAGCACGGCTGTTAGCTGAACTTGGTTGTAAAATCATCGCCGTAAGTGATTCACGTGGCGGTATCTACGATCCAAACGGATTGCAAATTGACCGTGTGGAACAATTGAAAGACGAATCATCTATCGCTAATTATGGCCCATCGTGTCATATCACGAACGAGCAATTGCTAGAGCTTGATGTAGATATCCTTATTCCAGCTGCGCTTGAGAACGTAATTACGCAGGAAAATGCAGCACGCATCAAGGCACGTATCGTGGCAGAGGCAGCAAATGGCCCTACGACGCCAGAAGCAGACAGCATCTTGAGCAAAAAGGGTACCATCGTCATTCCGGATATTTTGGCGAATGCTGGTGGAGTTACGGTGTCGTACTTTGAATGGGTACAGAACTTAATGAACTACTACTGGAGCGAAGCCGAAGTATTGGAGAAGCTAGAAACGACGATCGTACAGTCGTACGAAGCGGTTCGTGATTTAGCGAAGACGTACGATACGGATCTTCGTACGGCAGCGTATATGATTTCGCTTAAGCGCGTTACCGAGGCAATGCAAGCTCGCGGTTGGGTGTAA